From Vanrija pseudolonga chromosome 1, complete sequence, a single genomic window includes:
- the ALG3_1 gene encoding Dol-P-Man:Man(5)GlcNAc(2)-PP-Dol alpha-1,3-mannosyltransferase, producing MATAAAVKLSPALKALIAAPHARGEALAAPARQVTNALFDRLRGRGEAGGVGRETWLSVGSAVLFTVNSPDAVTALYNYAAEGEGVAGKVEVAVIMREIGLKCISFNGIPKTINNLNFLYDHLSADVQAGLSKEPQRQPHDIAALYKRGLGLWDGIYEPHSAKLIAKLSASHPDLAVHILNSHYGPLLSDPAGPALPGAFKLGRVLTSVVAIAALRAQTGVGPQVTSHVFGLKKALLPGGGGEGSTLQGQEWLTSDEGVTWVLESVDDATAVIRDGATRNRAASL from the exons ATGGCGACCGCGGCAGCCGTCAAGCTCAGCCCGGCACTCAAggcgctcatcgccgccccGCATGCGAGGGGAGAagcgctcgctgcgcccgCGCGGCAGGTGACGAATGCGCTGTTTGACCGTctccgcggccgcggcgaggcgggcggcgtcggccgcgagaCGTGGCTGAGTGTCGGGTCTGCGGTGCTGTTCACGGTCAACTCGCCCGACGCGGTGACTGCGCTGTACAACTAtgcggcggagggcgagggcgtggcgggcaaggtcgaggtcgctgtT ATCATGCGCGAGATCGGCCTCAAGTGTATCTCTTTCAACGGCATCCCGAAGACCATCAACAACCTGAACTTTCTGTACGACCACTTGTCTGCCGACGTGCAGGCGGGTCTGAGCAAGGAGCCGCAGAG GCAACCACACGACATCGCGGCGCTGTACAAGCGTGGCCTGGGGCTCTGGGACGGCATCTACGAGCCGCACAGCGCGAAGCTGATCGCCAAACTGTCAGCGTCGCACCCCGATCTGGCGGTGCACATCCTCAACAGCCACTACGGCCCGCTGCTGTCCGACCCGGCGGGCCCGGCCTTACCGGGAGCATTCAAGCTCGGCCGCGTGCTCACCTCGGTGgtcgcgatcgccgcgctgcgcgcgcagacCGGCGTCGGGCCGCAGGTCACCTCGCACGTGTTCGGGCTCAAGAAGGCCCTCctgcccggcggcggcggcgaggggtcCACGCTGCAGGGGCAGGAGTGGCTCACCTccgacgagggcgtcacATGGGTTCTGGAGAGCGTGGACGACGCCACGGCTGTCATTCGGGACGGCGCGACACGGAACCGCGCGGCGAGTCTGTAG
- the oxct1_0 gene encoding putative succinyl-CoA:3-ketoacid coenzyme A transferase, mitochondrial produces the protein MLALRTLRAAPALRALPRVSASRVVAARSFSASQRVRAVPAGFSGLDSIPGRVENVGTPAKVKETGGKLYASADEAVKDVKSGSLVLSAGFGLCGTAETLITAIVDRPDIKDLTVVSNNAGNVGAGGLSPLIGTKQISKMILSYVGTNKALQDAYLSGEVALELNPQGTIAERLRAAGAGMPGFYTRTGAGTDVETGGIPQLWSKKDADGKQTVLVEGNKKEARVFDGKRYIFEPAITGDVALLRAWKVDKAGNCVFRYTTAAFAGLVARAAKVAIVEAENLVEIGEIHPMDIDLPGIYIDRIVQSTVEKKIELVTLTEEAEDAADAAADEAAPKSTAQLKREKIAKRAAKELKDGYYANLGVGIPVLAANFLAPGTNIWLQSENGILGMGRYPTKDELDADVINAGKETVTLVPGASTFDSAESFTMIRGGHVDVSILGAMEVSANGDLANFMIPGKLVKGMGGAMDLVSNPEKTKIIVVTDHTDKHGNPKVVEQCSLPLTGARVVSTIITNLAVFDVDLENGGLTLKEIADGVELDEVKAKTGASFKVAEPLGRF, from the exons atgctcgccctccgcaccctccgcgccgcgcccgcgctccgcgccctcccccgcgtctcggcgtcgcgcgtcgtTGCGGCCCGCAGCTTCAGCGCCTCGCAGCGCgtccgcgccgtgcccgctGGCTTCTCGGGCCTCGACTCGATCCCCGGCCGCGTTGAGAACGTCGGCACCCccgccaaggtcaaggagaCTGGCGGCAAGCTGTAcgcgtcggccgacgaggccgtcaaggacgtcaagtcgggctcgctcgtgctctcGGCCGGCTTCGGTCTCTGCGGTACCGCCGAGACCCTGATCACCGCCATTGTCGACCGCCCCGACATCAAGGACCTCACCGTCGTGTCCAACAACGCTGGCAacgtcggcgctggtggtCTCT CCCCCCTCATCGGCACCAAGCAGATCTCCAAGATGATCCTCTCCTACGTCGGCACCAACAAGGCCCTCCAGGACGCCTACCTCTcgggcgaggtcgccctcgagctcaaccCCCAGGGCACCATCGCCGAGCGTctccgcgccgctggcgccggcatGCCCGGCTTCTACACCCGTACCGGTGCCGGTACCGACGTCGAGACTGGCGGCATCCCCCAGCTGTGGTCcaagaaggacgccgacggcaagcagactgtcctcgtcgagggcaaCAAGAAGGAGGCCCGCGTGTTCGACGGCAAGCGCTACATCTTTGAGCCCGCCATCACGGGcgacgtcgccctcctccgtGCTTGGAAGGTCGACAAGGCCGGTAACTGTGTCTTCCGCtacaccaccgccgcgttCGCTggtctcgtcgcccgcgccgccaaggtcgccatcgtcgaggccgagaaccTGGTCGAGATTGGCGAGATCCACCCCATGGACATTGACCTCCCCGGCATCTACATCGACCGTATCGTTCAGTCGACGGTCGAGAAGAAGATTGAGCTCGTGACcctcaccgaggaggccgaggacgctgccgacgccgctgccgacgaggccgccccCAAGTCGACTGCCCAGCTCAAGCGCGAGAAGAttgccaagcgcgccgccaaggagctcaaggacggctactacgccaacctcggcgtcggtatCCCCGTGCTTGCTGCCAACTTCCTTGCCCCCGGCACCAACATCTGGCTCCAGTCCGAGAACGGTATCCTCGGCATGGGCCGCTACCCCACaaaggacgagctcgacgccgacgtcatcAACGCCGGCAAGGAGACCGTCACCCTCGTCCCCGGTGCCTCGACCTTTGACTCGGCCGAGTCGTTCACCATGATCCGTGGTGGCCACGTCGACGTCtccatcctcggcgccatggaGGTCTCGgccaacggcgacctcgccaactTTATGATCCccggcaagctcgtcaagggcATGGGCGGCGCCATGGACCTCGTGTCCAACCCCGAGAAGACCAAGatcatcgtcgtcaccgaCCACACCGACAAGCACGGCAACcccaaggtcgtcgagcagtgctcgctgccgctcaCCGGTGCCCGTGTCGTCTCGACCATCATCACCAACCTTGCCGTGTttgacgtcgacctcgagaacGGCGGCCTGACCCTCAAGGAGATTGCCGAcggtgtcgagctcgacgaggtcaaggccaag